From one Humulus lupulus chromosome 8, drHumLupu1.1, whole genome shotgun sequence genomic stretch:
- the LOC133796981 gene encoding uncharacterized protein LOC133796981, translated as MEVGSITSDSVIETLKNRGWCLRDLEQLDAVIMIQSALADDSSSVIDSVESELANMDLKSIGGKSLPDPSVLRKSSHIVGHKVLQISSVRDISRSSLDDLTRNSGGRRLLRLNLTDGITEITAIEYSHVPSIPDDVVPGTKVCLRNKAAIHCGIVCLNPKVISVIGGVVPSLYEEWQMNKKYSGFSRSSLRLSKDSDGAGPPPFEKLQIGASRHPVVRKDYSTLNSKNGGPSAVKREPGIRPTGGNNDLHLKANDTASHTERTEEKPSSSETRPKEAVEYVPVQNQAASQKLLQKLNNQNHNDQHYKGRRFKGKERQEEDSTSTLDEWEKREAGANTKPQIGLGHQHMSHDEELAWKLQHQFDLEDSNVGSGFQNTKAEDIKMSLFSYRKEDNWGGGMEHGGSRRGRGRGRGRGRGRGRGRGRGR; from the exons ATGGAGGTTGGCTCCATTACCTCGGATTCTGTAATCGAAACCCTAAAAAATAGAGGATGGTGTTTGAGGGACTTGGAGCAGCTGGACGCGGTGATCATGATTCAGTCTGCTTTGGCTGATGACTCCAGTTCGGTGATTGATTCGGTGGAGTCGGAGCTAGCCAACATGGACCTCAAGTCAATTGGGGGCAAGTCTTTGCCCGACCCTTCAGTTCTTCGGAAGTCTTCTCATATTGTTGGCCACAAAGTTCTTCAG ATATCTTCTGTGAGAGACATATCTAGAAGCAGTTTAGATGATTTGACGAGAAATTCAGGCGGTCGACGTCTTTTGAGACTTAATCTCACTGATGGGATTACGGAGATTACAGCTATTGAGTACTCACATGTCCCATCGATTCCTGATGATGTTGTTCCTGGTACTAAG GTCTGTTTGAGAAATAAAGCTGCCATACATTGCGGCATAGTTTGTTTGAATCCTAAAGTGATAAGTGTGATTGGAGGGGTTGTTCCATCACTTTATGAGGAGTGGCAGATGAATAAAAAGTACTCAGGTTTCTCGCGTTCTTCTTTAAGGCTATCCAAAGACAGTGATGGTGCCGGTCCTCCTCCATTTGAGAAGTTGCAAATTGGGGCATCACGACATCCAGTGGTGCGGAAAG ATTATTCCACTTTGAACTCCAAGAATGGTGGGCCTTCTGCAGTTAAAAGAGAACCTGGGATTAGGCCAACTGGAGGTAATAATGATCTTCACTTGAAAGCAAATGACACAGCTTCTCATACTGAAAGAACTGAAGAAAAACCAAGTAGCTCAGAAACAAGGCCAAAAGAAG CGGTTGAATATGTGCCGGTCCAAAATCAAGCAGCTTCACAAAAACTCCTCCAGAAATTGAATAACCAAAACCATAATGATCAGCATTATAAAGGTAGAAGATTTAAGGGGAAGGAGAGACAAGAAGAGGATTCAACATCGACCCTTGATGAATGGGAAAAGAGAGAAGCTGGGGCAAACACAAAACCTCAAATAGGACTTGGGCATCAGCATATGAGTCACGATGAGGAACTCGCATGGAAGCTTCAGCACCAATTTGATTTGGAAGACTCTAAT GTAGGAAGCGGTTTTCAAAACACCAAGGCTGAAGATATAAAAATGAGCCTGTTCAGTTACAGAAAAGAAGACAACTGGGGTGGTGGGATGGAGCATGGAGGCAGTAGAAGGGGTaggggaagaggaagaggaagaggaagagggagAGGGAGGGGGAGGGGGAGGGGGAGATGA